In Raphanus sativus cultivar WK10039 chromosome 5, ASM80110v3, whole genome shotgun sequence, the following proteins share a genomic window:
- the LOC108861702 gene encoding cytochrome P450 72A13-like isoform X1 — translation MSFSIVAAALLVAVLLWTWRIVKWAWIKPKMMESYLRRQGLAGTPYTPLVGDMKRNINMLMEARSKPMNLTDDITPRLLPLALKMLNTHGKTFFIWIGPVPAVMITNPEHIKQVFNKVYDFEKAATFPLVRLLASGVASYEGDKWANHRRIINPAFHLKKIKNMVPAFYHCCSEVVCQWESLVSDKESPCEVDVWPWLVNLTADVISHTSFGSSYKEGQRIFQLQGELAELIAQAFKKSYIPGLRFYPTKSNRRMKAIDREIDIILRGIISKREKAREAGEAANDDLLGILLESNSDESQRNGMSVEEVMKECKLFYFAGQETTSVLLVWTMVLLSHNQDWQAKAREEVMQALGGNNNKPEIDSLSNLKVVSKPSITFSCIHSYQQSHEVLIFKQMTMIFNEVLRLYPPVALLKRAVNKEMKLGELTLPPGVQVYIPTALVHRDRELWGDDAAEFKPERFREGLSKATKNQVSFFPFGWGPRICIGQSFALLEAKMAMTLILQRFSFELSPSYVHAPQTVMTTRPQFGAHLILHKL, via the exons ATGTCTTTTTCAATAGTAGCAGCAGCTTTGCTAGTGGCTGTGTTGTTGTGGACATGGAGGATCGTGAAGTGGGCCTGGATAAAACCCAAGATGATGGAGAGTTACCTGAGAAGACAGGGACTCGCGGGAACACCTTACACTCCTCTAGTCGGAGACATGAAGAGAAATATTAATATGTTGATGGAGGCCAGATCTAAGCCCATGAATCTAACGGATGACATCACTCCACGTCTCCTTCCTCTTGCCTTGAAGATGTTAAACACTCACG GAAAGACTTTCTTTATATGGATTGGACCAGTTCCAGCTGTCATGATAACCAATCCAGAGCACATCAAACAAGTCTTTAATAAAGTTTACGACTTTGAGAAAGCTGCTACGTTCCCTTTGGTCAGGTTGTTAGCAAGTGGGGTCGCGAGCTATGAGGGAGATAAATGGGCAAATCACAGGAGAATCATCAACCCGGCTTTTCACCTCAAGAAGATCAAG AACATGGTCCCTGCGTTCTACCACTGTTGCAGCGAGGTTGTCTGCCAATGGGAGAGTCTAGTTTCGGATAAAGAATCTCCTTGTGAGGTAGATGTATGGCCTTGGCTTGTGAATTTGACTGCAGATGTGATCTCACATACTTCTTTTGGAAGCAGCTACAAAGAAGGACAGAGAATATTTCAGCTCCAAGGGGAGTTAGCTGAGCTCATCGCACAAGCTTTTAAGAAATCTTACATCCCTGGACTAAG GTTTTACCCAACAAAGAGCAATAGAAGGATGAAAGCAATAGACAGAGAGATTGATATAATACTGAGAGGTATTATCAGCAAAAGAGAGAAGGCTAGAGAAGCTGGAGAGGCAGCCAATGACGATTTGTTGGGGATACTGCTGGAATCAAATTCAGATGAGTCTCAGAGAAATGGAATGAGCGTAGAAGAAGTGATGAAAGAGTGCAAGCTGTTTTATTTTGCGGGACAAGAGACAACTTCAGTACTTTTGGTCTGGACTATGGTTTTATTAAGTCATAACCAAGACTGGCAAGCTAAGGCACGAGAGGAAGTGATGCAAGCACTCGgtggtaataataataaaccagAAATAGACTCCCTTAGCAACCTTAAAGTGGTAAGTAAACCATCTATCACCTTCTCCTGCATTCATAGTTACCAACAATCACATGAAGTTTTGATTTTCAAACAGATGACTATGATCTTCAATGAGGTATTGAGGCTATATCCTCCAGTGGCTTTGCTTAAAAGAGCTGTCAACAAAGAAATGAAGCTGGGAGAGCTTACTCTCCCGCCTGGAGTTCAGGTTTATATACCAACTGCACTTGTCCATCGCGACCGTGAGCTTTGGGGAGATGATGCAGCTGAGTTTAAGCCAGAGCGGTTCAGAGAAGGGCTCTCAAAGGCAACAAAGAACCAGGTCTCCTTCTTCCCCTTTGGATGGGGACCAAGGATCTGCATCGGTCAGAGTTTTGCTCTGCTGGAGGCAAAGATGGCAATGACTTTGATTCTTCAGAGATTCTCCTTTGAACTCTCTCCTTCTTATGTTCATGCGCCTCAAACAGTCATGACCACTCGTCCTCAGTTTGGAGCTCATCTCATCCTGCACAAGCTTTGA
- the LOC108861702 gene encoding cytochrome P450 72A13-like isoform X2: MSFSIVAAALLVAVLLWTWRIVKWAWIKPKMMESYLRRQGLAGTPYTPLVGDMKRNINMLMEARSKPMNLTDDITPRLLPLALKMLNTHGKTFFIWIGPVPAVMITNPEHIKQVFNKVYDFEKAATFPLVRLLASGVASYEGDKWANHRRIINPAFHLKKIKNMVPAFYHCCSEVVCQWESLVSDKESPCEVDVWPWLVNLTADVISHTSFGSSYKEGQRIFQLQGELAELIAQAFKKSYIPGLRFYPTKSNRRMKAIDREIDIILRGIISKREKAREAGEAANDDLLGILLESNSDESQRNGMSVEEVMKECKLFYFAGQETTSVLLVWTMVLLSHNQDWQAKAREEVMQALGGNNNKPEIDSLSNLKVMTMIFNEVLRLYPPVALLKRAVNKEMKLGELTLPPGVQVYIPTALVHRDRELWGDDAAEFKPERFREGLSKATKNQVSFFPFGWGPRICIGQSFALLEAKMAMTLILQRFSFELSPSYVHAPQTVMTTRPQFGAHLILHKL; this comes from the exons ATGTCTTTTTCAATAGTAGCAGCAGCTTTGCTAGTGGCTGTGTTGTTGTGGACATGGAGGATCGTGAAGTGGGCCTGGATAAAACCCAAGATGATGGAGAGTTACCTGAGAAGACAGGGACTCGCGGGAACACCTTACACTCCTCTAGTCGGAGACATGAAGAGAAATATTAATATGTTGATGGAGGCCAGATCTAAGCCCATGAATCTAACGGATGACATCACTCCACGTCTCCTTCCTCTTGCCTTGAAGATGTTAAACACTCACG GAAAGACTTTCTTTATATGGATTGGACCAGTTCCAGCTGTCATGATAACCAATCCAGAGCACATCAAACAAGTCTTTAATAAAGTTTACGACTTTGAGAAAGCTGCTACGTTCCCTTTGGTCAGGTTGTTAGCAAGTGGGGTCGCGAGCTATGAGGGAGATAAATGGGCAAATCACAGGAGAATCATCAACCCGGCTTTTCACCTCAAGAAGATCAAG AACATGGTCCCTGCGTTCTACCACTGTTGCAGCGAGGTTGTCTGCCAATGGGAGAGTCTAGTTTCGGATAAAGAATCTCCTTGTGAGGTAGATGTATGGCCTTGGCTTGTGAATTTGACTGCAGATGTGATCTCACATACTTCTTTTGGAAGCAGCTACAAAGAAGGACAGAGAATATTTCAGCTCCAAGGGGAGTTAGCTGAGCTCATCGCACAAGCTTTTAAGAAATCTTACATCCCTGGACTAAG GTTTTACCCAACAAAGAGCAATAGAAGGATGAAAGCAATAGACAGAGAGATTGATATAATACTGAGAGGTATTATCAGCAAAAGAGAGAAGGCTAGAGAAGCTGGAGAGGCAGCCAATGACGATTTGTTGGGGATACTGCTGGAATCAAATTCAGATGAGTCTCAGAGAAATGGAATGAGCGTAGAAGAAGTGATGAAAGAGTGCAAGCTGTTTTATTTTGCGGGACAAGAGACAACTTCAGTACTTTTGGTCTGGACTATGGTTTTATTAAGTCATAACCAAGACTGGCAAGCTAAGGCACGAGAGGAAGTGATGCAAGCACTCGgtggtaataataataaaccagAAATAGACTCCCTTAGCAACCTTAAAGTG ATGACTATGATCTTCAATGAGGTATTGAGGCTATATCCTCCAGTGGCTTTGCTTAAAAGAGCTGTCAACAAAGAAATGAAGCTGGGAGAGCTTACTCTCCCGCCTGGAGTTCAGGTTTATATACCAACTGCACTTGTCCATCGCGACCGTGAGCTTTGGGGAGATGATGCAGCTGAGTTTAAGCCAGAGCGGTTCAGAGAAGGGCTCTCAAAGGCAACAAAGAACCAGGTCTCCTTCTTCCCCTTTGGATGGGGACCAAGGATCTGCATCGGTCAGAGTTTTGCTCTGCTGGAGGCAAAGATGGCAATGACTTTGATTCTTCAGAGATTCTCCTTTGAACTCTCTCCTTCTTATGTTCATGCGCCTCAAACAGTCATGACCACTCGTCCTCAGTTTGGAGCTCATCTCATCCTGCACAAGCTTTGA
- the LOC108861648 gene encoding cytochrome P450 72A13, with the protein MSKTDISAVAVAAAVVAVTVLIWKGLNLAWFRPKKHEAYLKRQGLSGTPFTFLVGDAIREASMVEQAKIRPISITEDYTARVMPMISQTVKDHGETCYMWMGPTASVIVTKPEHIKEVMNRVNDFPKPPAHPVVELFATGVALYSGEKWSKHRKIINPSFHLEKLKIMIPAFYESCIEMISKWERLVSEQGSSIEIDVWPYLEDVTSNAVSRTAFGSSYEEGKRIFELQEEQGRRVVKALEMAFIPGMRFLPTKNNLRMKQIDGEVKSRLGEIIKKRQRDMEAGEAPKNDLLGILLESNSGDHGMSTKDVIEECRLFHFAGQETTADLLVWTMIMLSYHQKWQDEARQEILQVIGKNNKPSFDALSRLKIMSMILNEVLRLYPPGTLLGRTIEKETKLDEEVTLPGGAQVVIPTLMVHRDPDIWGEDVHEFKPDRFADGISKATKNQVAFLPFGWGPRFCPGQNFALMEAKMALVLILQRFSFELSPSYIHAPHTVLTLHPQFGAPLIFHMLQDQ; encoded by the exons ATGAGTAAAACAGATATATCAGCGGTTGCTGTTGCGGCTGCTGTCGTGGCGGTAACAGTATTGATATGGAAAGGTCTGAACCTAGCTTGGTTTAGACCAAAGAAACATGAGGCTTATCTAAAGAGACAAGGTCTCTCTGGAACTCCTTTCACCTTTCTTGTCGGTGACGCTATAAGGGAAGCCAGTATGGTGGAGCAAGCAAAAATCAGACCCATCAGTATAACCGAAGATTACACGGCACGTGTCATGCCTATGATATCACAAACCGTTAAGGATCATG GGGAGACATGTTACATGTGGATGGGACCTACAGCGAGTGTGATTGTGACGAAACCAGAACACATCAAAGAAGTTATGAACAGAGTTAACGATTTTCCGAAGCCGCCAGCGCACCCAGTCGTTGAGCTTTTTGCGACTGGAGTCGCCTTGTATAGTGGAGAGAAATGGTCTAAGCACAGGAAGATTATTAACCCTTCTTTTCATCTAGAAAAGCTCAag ATCATGATACCTGCGTTCTACGAGAGCTGTATCGAGATGATAAGTAAATGGGAGAGGTTAGTGAGTGAGCAAGGTTCATCAATTGAGATTGATGTTTGGCCATATCTTGAGGATGTAACCTCAAATGCAGTCTCGCGTACTGCATTTGGTAGTAGCTATGAGGAAGGTAAGAGAATCTTTGAGCTTCAAGAAGAACAAGGTCGACGAGTTGTAAAAGCTCTTGAGATGGCTTTCATACCTGGAATGag ATTTCTACCTACAAAGAACAACTTGAGGATGAAGCAGATAGACGGAGAAGTGAAGTCTAGGTTGGGAGAGATCATCAAGAAAAGACAGAGAGATATGGAAGCAGGGGAGGCTCCAAAGAATGATCTGCTGGGAATACTTTTGGAATCTAACTCTGGAGATCATGGGATGAGTACCAAAGATGTGATAGAAGAGTGCAGGCTGTTTCACTTTGCCGGCCAAGAAACCACTGCGGATCTGCTTGTGTGGACTATGATCATGCTAAGCTATCACCAGAAATGGCAAGATGAAGCTAGACAAGAGATATTACAAGTCATTGGGAAGAACAACAAACCAAGTTTTGATGCACTCTCTCGACTGAAAATA ATGAGCATGATCTTGAACGAAGTGTTGAGGTTATACCCACCAGGGACTCTACTTGGTCGAACCATAGAGAAAGAAACAAAGCTAGATGAGGAGGTGACACTTCCAGGTGGTGCGCAAGTAGTGATTCCTACTCTTATGGTTCATCGTGATCCTGATATCTGGGGAGAAGATGTTCATGAGTTTAAACCGGATAGATTCGCGGATGGGATCTCAAAGGCCACGAAGAACCAAGTCGCTTTTCTTCCCTTTGGATGGGGACCAAGATTCTGTCCTGGTCAGAATTTTGCTCTCATGGAAGCTAAGATGGCTCTCGTCTTGATACTGCAGAGATTCTCCTTCGAGCTGTCTCCATCGTATATTCACGCACCTCACACGGTTCTTACACTTCATCCTCAGTTTGGTGCTCCCTTGATCTTCCACATGCTCCAAGATCAGTAA
- the LOC108862783 gene encoding cytochrome P450 72A15, with translation MEISVALVTVSLAIVVVWWWTWRTLRWVWFKPKMLESYLRSQGLSGSPYTPLIGDLKRNFSMAMEARSKPINLTDDISTRVVPFPLEMLKTHGRTYFTWLGTIPTITIMDPEQIKEVFNKVYDFQKPHTFPLGNVIAKGLANYDGDKWAKHRRIINQAFHLEKIKNMVPAFHHSCSEVVGKWDKIVSEKGSSCEVDVWPGLVSMTADVISRTAFGSSYKEGQRIFELQAELAQLIILAVLKAFIPGYLYLPTKGNRRIKAAAKEIQVILKGIVNKRLRAREAGEAPSDDLLGILLESNLGQAKGNEMSTEDVMEECKLFYFAGQETTSVLLVWTMVLLSQHQDWQSRAREEVKQVFGGKEPDVEGLNQLKVMMMILYEVLRLYPPVAQLTRAIQKEMKLGDLTLPRGAQISLPILLVHRDTQLWGEDAAEFKPERFKDGVSKATNGKVSFFPFAWGPRICIGQSFALLETKMALALILQRFSFELSPSYVHAPYTVITLHPQFGARLILHKL, from the exons atggagATATCAGTTGCTCTAGTAACAGTTTCTTTAGCTATAGTTGTTGTGTGGTGGTGGACATGGAGAACTTTAAGGTGGGTTTGGTTTAAACCAAAGATGCTTGAGAGTTACCTGAGAAGTCAAGGTCTTTCCGGTAGTCCTTACACGCCACTCATCGGCGACTTGAAGAGGAATTTTAGCATGGCGATGGAGGCAAGATCCAAACCCATCAATCTAACTGATGATATCTCAACACGTGTCGTGCCTTTTCCCTTGGAAATGCTCAAGACTCACG GAAGGACTTATTTTACATGGCTTGGAACTATACCAACCATCACTATAATGGACCCTGAGCAAATCAAGGAAGTGTTCAACAAAGTTTATGATTTCCAGAAGCCACATACCTTCCCTTTAGGTAACGTGATAGCCAAGGGACTCGCTAACTATGATGGTGATAAATGGGCTAAACACAGAAGAATCATCAACCAGGCATTCCACCTTGAGAAGATCAAG AATATGGTGCCTGCGTTCCACCATAGCTGCAGCGAGGTTGTTGGCAAATGGGACAAGATAGTCTCGGAGAAAGGGTCCTCATGTGAAGTGGACGTGTGGCCAGGGCTTGTGAGTATGACTGCTGATGTGATCTCTCGTACTGCTTTTGGTAGCAGCTACAAAGAAGGGCAGAGGATATTTGAGCTCCAAGCTGAACTAGCACAGCTCATCATACTAGCTGTTCTGAAAGCTTTCATCCCTGGATATct TTATCTCCCAACAAAGGGTAATAGAAGGATCAAAGCAGCAGCTAAAGAAATCCAAGTTATACTGAAAGGGATAGTTAACAAAAGGTTAAGGGCTAGAGAAGCTGGTGAAGCACCAAGCGATGACTTGCTTGGTATACTTCTTGAATCTAATTTGGGACAAGCTAAAGGAAATGAGATGAGCACTGAGGATGTGATGGAGGAGTGCAAGTTGTTCTATTTCGCCGGGCAAGAGACAACTTCAGTACTTCTTGTCTGGACAATGGTTTTGTTAAGCCAACACCAAGACTGGCAGTCTCGTGCAAGAGAAGAAGTGAAGCAAGTTTTTGGTGGTAAAGAACCTGATGTAGAAGGCCTTAACCAGCTCAAAGTT atgatgatgatactatATGAGGTTCTTAGGCTATACCCACCAGTAGCTCAGCTGACCAGGGCCATTCAAAAAGAGATGAAGCTAGGAGACTTGACACTACCACGCGGCGCTCAGATCAGTTTACCTATTCTTCTAGTCCATCGTGACACACAGCTATGGGGGGAAGACGCGGCGGAGTTTAAGCCCGAGAGGTTCAAAGACGGTGTCTCGAAGGCAACAAACGGCAAAGTGTCTTTCTTTCCCTTTGCGTGGGGACCAAGGATCTGTATTGgtcagagttttgctctgttggAGACAAAGATGGCTCTGGCTTTGATTCTACAGAGATTCTCCTTTGAGCTATCTCCTTCCTATGTTCATGCGCCTTACACAGTCATCACACTTCACCCGCAGTTCGGTGCTCGTCTTATCTTGCACAAGCTATAG